The genome window GGGTTGTAGTCCTAGACCAAAAAGCCACTGTTCAAGCGGCCATGAAGAATCTCCAAGTCGCATCAGGGGCCAGAGAACTACCCACACCAAGAGGAGCAGCGTCATGGCCACCATCATAGGCAATGAATGAAACCGGCTTCGAACATCCCTTGAAGTCCGTGCGGACCGAGCCACGGCTGCCAGGCTGTGGTGTGCCAACGTTGGATTGCTGACATCCATTGTTACGGACGAACTTCTGGGCCAGGTTGACGCCCCCTTGGAAGGGCAGCACGCCATCGTTGATGCCGTGGATGCCGAGATACGCAATTGGGTCGTTTCCACCGTCGCAACCGCTGATCACACCACCACTCAGAACAGAGACAGCCTTGAACTGCTTCGCACGCGAGCAGGCTAACGAATACGACATACCACCGCCCCAGCTGAATCCCGTTGCAAAGCGAGAGCTTTGATCAACGCAGAGGTCGCTTTCGACCTGCTTGATGATCGCATCGATGAAGGCAATATCCTCGCCGCCGTAGTTGGCCCAGCCAGCATTTTTGCCGTTAGGGGCAACGAATATGGCGCTGCCCTGAGCGCGCGTCTCAAGGCCGTACCAGGGCTGGATACTTTGGCCGTCGACAATGTTCCACATGTTGCCGCCGCGCCAGTGCAAGCCAAAAACTAGGTGATGGGCTTTGTTCTTATCGTAGTTGTCAGGAACCTTGAGTATATACTCCCGGCCATTGATGTTGTGCACGCCGTTGGCGAGACTCGGCTGTTTGCCGCAACCAGAGGATCGAGTCTGGGCAAAGACCGAGGGCGTGAAGGCGCTCAACGCCAAGATGGCCGAATATATAATGGTTGGGACCATTGTGAGACCTCGAGGAATGTTGATGGGTGGATATGATAGCCGGTGACAATATGGAAGATTGTGGTGCTCACAGGGCAGCTGAGAGTCCTACGAAGCAATGTCTCGATGACAATTGTGCCTGGTATTTATGCCTTTGATCGTCCGATTCAGATGATTTAACCTCCCGGCTAATGTTGACCAGGCCTGTCTTTCCATtgctgaagagaagatcTGCAAGTACTGTCTTTCGGGGTGGACTTGCCATCGGTGGTGTGTATCACCATCTTGACTTGTGCTATAGCACACCTCCGCTCGGACTTGCGTCAGAGACCCTTCTTAGGCAGGCTTCCGCAGATGATCAGGTCTGCTGTTACAGTTAAAACCTAGCGAGATGGGAGACAATAGGGTGCCTAGTGCCAAGACGGCTACTAACCCTTTAGCGAACGGGGTTCGTCTGAAATGGCTATCCCGAGCCCCTGAGTCCCAGAATGTCTCATCATCTACCCTTTGCCAAGATAGATGGACCCTTAGGGTCATGCCAAAATGGCGCTGCCCGGCTGGTGAATATACCTCCCATTTGCCGACGCGCATTGCTCTACTTGACTGACTGACTCCTTCTGTGACAGGGATCTCGTACCTTGTCGCCAACGTCCAATTGTAACTGGCGACTCGCTGTAGAAGACGGAATAAGGATAGCCACAAGTGGTTCACCTACTTCCTACTTGAGGTTGGCCATCTGGCTAGTTTAGCTGGAGACAGCTCCATTTGTTGTCACTTTAATTTAGTGTGTGCATGGACGACACTGACATTGACCTCTGGACCCTGGTAACCGCTGAAGCTCATGACGTTTCTGACGCATTGTAGGATTCATCATCGGCAAGTACAAGGTCTCCTAAATGCCGAAGACTATAGTCTCCTGCGAGCGTACGCAATTGATTCTGATGGTCCTCCATGATTTCAGCCTGAATGTCAGTGTCCAGGCCCTCCCATCTGGGGACAACAGTCGAAGATGGAATCGAATCGCTCCATTCTAGAGCTTCGCCAAGCTCAGTCCTTAATCTGTCTTGTGCCTCAAGATAGATTCGTGCTAACAGTATTGCGCTTCATCTGATGGACCGTCTTTACCTCTTCGCGAACCTTGAGCTAGACTAAGACGagagtactctgtattgCTGACATATGAACTACAGGGTGCCCAGAAAAGAGAACGTACGTGCCTGAACTCTGGCCAGCTCAACAGAGAAAAACTCAACCAGCTGAGCTGCGATATCAGTTTCCTTGGAACTCAACTCCTTTCAAAGGAATCGACGTGAAACACCGAAGGGACGATGTGGATCCACCGACCCGCCAACATGAATCACGGCCAGCGCCGTTCCTCTCTTGGCATATTTCGGACAGGGTGAGGCTGTTCAGGATGTGAAACTCGTTCGATGAAAACGCCTGGATTATGATCTGTGGTGGGTGATAGAGACACTGGGACCTCAAGGTTTATAAGGGACGCCAATTCCTCTCTTTATTGAGTTCAGCAGATTCACCGCGTGTCTGTCTCTACTATTCGCTTCTTCTACCACAGTGTAGTAGTTCTTTTTTGGGCCGGTCCCATTCCATTCTCTCTTGTACCAACAGCCTAACcgctcttttcttctgctttttcCAAGATGAAGCTGTCCCTTCTTGCTTCCGTGGCCCTGGTGCCATTTGTGTCTGCCCATTATTTCTTTGACGTCCTTGTTATCGATGGCAAGGAGACCAGAAGCAACGAGTTCGTTCGCTCCAACACCCGCCCGGCCAAGTACAACCCGACCAAGTGGAAGAACATTCGCGACGACATGACACCTGATATGCCCGACTTCCGCTGCAACAAAGGCGCCTTTACCTTCGCCGGCCAGACAGGCACGGCTGAGGTGAAGGCCGGCTCCAAGCTTGCTATGAAGCTCGCCGTCGGGGCCACTATGCAGCATCCGGGCCCTGCCTTGGTGTACATGTCCAAGGCTCCAAGCAGCGCCAAGACCTATGAGGGTGATGGTGACTGGTTCAAGATTCACGAAGAAGGCGTTTGCAACAAGAATGCCGACTTCACCAAGGACGCCTGGTGCACCTGGGACAAGGACCGCATTGAGTTTACCATTCCTGCTGATCTCCCTGACGGGGAGTACCTCATCCGCCCTGAGCACATTGGTATGcgcttttttttccccctgcATCTTTCATTATCCATGGATACGTGATATTAATGCAAAATACAGGTCTTCACGGAGCCCATGATGGACAAGCCGAGTTCTACTACACGTAAGTTTCAGCTCTGATTCCACAGCTCGATAGATCTTTCTGACCATACTCCAGCTGCGCCCAAGTCAAGGTTGTTGGCGGTGGCACCGGCACCCCCGGTCCTACTATCAAGTTCCCCGGCGGATACAAGAAAGACGACCCGTCCTTCAACTTCAGTCTCTGGAATGGCTACAAGGATTATCCTATGCCTGGCCCTACTGTCTGGACCGGCGgatctggctctggctctaGCTCGTACTCCAAGGTTGCCAACGTCACCAGCTCCGATGAGTCCTCCCAGTCTggtgcttcttcctctcagGGCACTGTGAGCACCTGCCCCAACAAGTACAACCGCCGGCACGCTCGTCAGTTCAAGCCCTAAACTTGGACTGTCCTCATCTCTCCAAGCGTACTGCCGATTGTGTGAATCTGGTTTCCCGGAAGTATGTATCTAGGTTCTCTTCTCTTGGGCTAAATTCCCTTTTTGATCGATTAACATATGTCGCGGTGAATTGTCTTCCAAAAATTTGTTTTCCAAAATACATATCTTTGAAGTGAGGGCTTATTCGAACCCTACCCCCTCCCCTCGGCATACCAGTCTCAGGTATAGTGTCTCAATGAGTGGACCAAGCATACGGGAACAGCCGATTCTCCTCCATAGGCAGTAGTATATCTTAGCCCGCGGTACCTGAAAGTATGGGAGGTGGGTCCAATTCTCCTTTAGTGGTATGTGTAAGTAAACAATAGTAACctgtcaaccagaatatgccttATAATtcctactatactagaaacAGAGGTCTAGACGCCCTTTTAGCTTAGTGGTTTTTTGGCTGATATAACCACTAACCCGTAGTAAGGAGTATGAGAACCCCACCATCCAAAGTCTAGCGCTGAAACGCAAGCGGCAAGCCACGGCCCATGTGTGGTGTATCACTGTCCAATCTCTGGACCCTGGTCAACCCCTTCTTGAATCTTGATGGATTATCATTGCCCAGTAGGAGAGCCTGCTTGGTATTCCTAGTTGGGAAACGTGACCTTACTCAGGATTTCAGTTATTCTCCTTGTGTCTTGGATCATGGAGTCTCGTTTGTGGTCGGCTTCCATCAGTGTTTCTTTTAGTCACTGTTAAGATCTCATTGTGGCAGCTACCGATTGTACAGAGTTGAATCAGTTGCGGACATACATTGCGCACCTGAGTCTGAGCAAAGAGACACAAGACATGCTCAGGAAATCAAGTTGACGTGATGCCTTCCATGCATCTTACTCAAAGTCTCACTTCAGACAAGCCATAAAGCGGGCATAGGGCTGAGGTTTCTCTGTCCAACATCTGGTCTTCAACAACTAAGCTTACACATGGTCTTTTTGATTTAGCACACTAACATTGGCGTGGATGTCAAGGCTCAAGTCTCTTACAGCATGTTTCATGATCAATAGATCCGAGTTACAAGTGGCGAATGATTGTAAAAAGTCATCAATTCGTAAATGCTATCACGCTAGCTGTGGTAGACTTCGCAGAGCCTCCGCGTGCTATTGCACTTTAAGTCTCTGCGTTGAGAGATAAATCCAGTACCCTCCCTTAAATGAGTACGAAACCTTATGTCTCGATGAGACCTTGCTATAGGAGCGTACCCCAGGTGGGCTGAGTAGACTCAAGCCACTGGAGGGATTCTGCGGCGGCATTCTCCACGAACACAGGACTGGCTAGGGGGACAATCCATGTTCATGCGGCAACGAGTCTCTTCATGGAAGACCGCTGACGGGAAGAAGAGTTAGCTGGGCTGAATAGCCACCAAAAGTGAACAAGTACTCACCATCAGCACGGGCACTAAGAGCACCAATGCTAACACAAACGCTGCGGTAGCAGAACTGATGAGGGGGGCACCAGAGGTTGATGTTGTTGCAGCGACGCGGCTCACCCTCAGTGTCGATGTTGGCTTCTGAGACACGAGTCGTAAGTATATGGTATGACAAATTGTGAGGGATACTCACCTTCGTCACGCGTTTCAAGCTTAGGAAAGATTCCGACGACGCATTTTCCACTGACGCAAAGCTCACCATATCCACAGGAACCATGACTGCCACAAACACGAGTGGTAGCATCGTCCCAATTGGCCTTGTGGGTAGTCACTGAGGCAAAAGAAGTTAGTCACATGAGTCAAGACAGGTTCAGGCAAAAAGGCTCTCACCATCAGCGTCGGTAGCAAAATTCTCAAGAGCTCCGTTGGCGAGAGTAGCATCGTCTAGCTTTGTTAGATGTTCGAATTTCTGTATTATAGCAGGAGAGCTCACTGTTGGTGTCGACCACTCCATTGAGGACTCCAGAAAGAGCAGCCGAAGCTGCAAGAGGGGCAAAAAGGAGCGGGATAAGGGCGTGTAGTTTCATCCTGAACGAAAGAGTCGGTACAGCTTATGGTCGCTTGGTGCTTTGATGATAAAGGAACTTGGGATAGCAGAAGAAGTGGGTGggtgagagaaagaagaagatgtgATGGGTGGAGGGTGCAGGTTGTATTTATACACAGAGTCTTGTGAGAacagtgatgaagaaggcaaagCTCCCAGTAGAGTGAATGTCTTTGAAAGCAGGTAGAGACTATGAAGGGCCTAGAAGTGAGCAGAAGGTGAATTAACTGGTTTATCTCCCTATTCACAATACAAACTTACCAGGTATTCTGTTGGACTTTGAGATATGGTTAATTACTTTAACAGCTTGTGAAAAGATGAAGAACACAGTCCCTCAGATTTCTAGATATATTCGTACTACAGGCATAATATGCTACAATATAGCTTTGTTCAAAACAGATGAGGCTTCCAAACAGAGGGTAGCGGGAGAAAATCCAATTGACATCGTTTTTAAAAGCCAGATAACACGCCTAAAGGGCTTCCTTCGTTTGTCAAGACAAGAGCTTAGTCAATCTCACTTGATCTTGCTCTGAAGTAGTCAGATGGTTCAAAGATGAACTCACACTTTATACCTTGGGTAGTTAAGATACCACTCTAGATATCTGTAAGACAGGTGTTTCCTGCTTTCTGCTGTATCTTTTCTTGTTACTATTGTATAAATCCCTGGCCATCATGCAACATCATCAGCAGTATGCTTCTGCTTTGCGCAGATAATCTCTATGTGATTTGTTGAGGCAATGCAAGTACCATTGTCGGTGAATACTAAGGGTCGAGCAACACCAACCGCGTCAAGGAGCAAGTGAGCCATGGTTGAAGACGATCAGACATCCTCACCTGGTGTGAACAGGTTTACGCACCCAACTTTTTCATCTTTCTTCCATGCCACCCCTTCCCCTCGATATGGCTTCAACGCTGGTCCCCGAGATCATAATCCAAATCTTGAATCACTTCGAGACTGTGGAAGAAGTTGTGGTCTGCGCTTCAGCATGCAGGCGGTTGCATGGTGTGTGGCTATGCCATGCTCCTCAGGTAATATGGACTATTGCGCAGAGGCAAATCCTGGCATTCAACGATGCCTTGATGGCGGTAAGTAGTGCAATATTAGACAGGAGATCAAGAATGACACGTGAATCTCCAGGTTCGCGCAACAAAAATCGTGCTTGAAAgctttgagaaagaagaattaCCCCCAGACCCGTTCCCCCTTTCTACTTTGAGTGGTGCCGTTCGCAAACCGTCGATCAGCGAATTCCAACAGGTGCGCGACTTTGAGCATCTGGCCAAATGTGCCGAACAGATCTTTGTCGAAGAAGGGCGAGGCTTGAAGGATGAAATACGAAATGACCAGCCGGACGGCGCTACACTGTGGGTTCGATGGAGAGAGCGATTCCACAGTTCTATCTACCGCGTCCTCCTGGCGGGCGCCATTCTCTCTCGTGCATACCAGGAACCGATGTATTTTGCGGCAGAGTGGGGACTACCGAATTTTCTGGAGAAGTACGTGGAGGCATTGGCATCTGGTGGCATGTCGGGCGAGCCTGTGGGTGGAGACGAGCTCGATTATCTCGTGACCTTTGCCCCCTACAATCTTGGAGAGAGTGGACGCATTCATGGGAGCTTCAGGGCTCTTGGAGAGTTTTTTGTTCAGCAAGGCAAGACGCGCGCGCACCAGTCTAACCTTCACGAGCAAACCACCGCGATCCTTCCCCCTTTCGCAGCGCCGCAAGCCCTTAGTCGCTCGGAGGCGGCTGTTGTGTTCGTCGAACTGGGTCAGCTGTTTTTTGCCTTGGAGGTTTTGACGGGCATTCAGGACAGGCAACCAATCATTGTCAATGGGGACGGCTCCGATGAACATGGGAGAACTAGAATTGCCCCGGATCTTCTCTACAAGCCTGCCAGAACGACTCCTGTTGTGCTATTTGGGACCTTCTTTCCGGAGTATATCGCGATGGGCGTGGACATCGACGCGGAGACGCTTGTGTCGCTGGCGGAACAACCGAATCTCGTGGGGTGCAAGCTTACCTGTAACGATATGGGAAAGCTGAACCGGCTTGTTGCGGCTGTGAGGCCTGCAACGGCTGCAGAGCGGGGTTCGGGGTTTATGTGCTTTGGGGGCTCGGCGGATGCAACACTGCAGACGTTGGTGGGTGGTGGGTCGGGAGTAGTTGCGGGATTGGCGAACATTGCGCCTAAGGCGTGTGTGAGACTGGTTGAGCTGTATCATTTgggggagatggaggaagcGAGGAGGCTGCAGGGGGTGGTTGCGAGGGCGGATCGAGTGGCTAACCAGGGCGGGGTCGGTGCTGTCAAGAGTGCATTGAGAGTATGGTTTGGTTACGGAGGATATGCCCGGAGGCCATTGCGGGGgacagaagaggaggaaaagagagagagtgGTGCAGAGGGGCTaaaggaggtggtggagttggagaagcgACTGTAGGGAATGGGGAGGGAATAATCTCTCTCAACGCGAAGGCAGCTGAGCACATGTGATCAGTCTTGGGCATTTCGGTCACCGAAAAACTCGGCAATCCTGGTCCAAAGCCACTGCTGCTCAATCATATGGTCGAGCTGTTCATGATGACTAGCCATTTTTCCTGGGGTATGTCCAATAGGATCTTcaagtactccataccaGAACGACCACCTATTGGTGTTGGATCTGTTGCAGAAGATCCGTGTGTATTCCAACAACGGCTCACGATTCTTGGTAGTGATGACATCGTCTGTCGAGACATCTCCAAGAAACCAAGCTCATCATATCTCTCAGGACATCTTGTTTCGTAACTCACTCGGTGCAATTCTTCGAAGTAGAAACAGACACATGGTTCTATCAGAATGTGATCATGCCATACGAAGACAATAAATGAGCCTTTTAACAGAAGATGACGGCTAATTAACCCTTTGAGGTTCTTGGTTATGCATGTTGCAGGATGCTGCATGCAACGGGCCATGCAGCTTTTGAATTTTGGCTGTACTGACGAGACAAAGTGGGATTGACGACTTTCTTGATTCAAGAAGGTCAATTGGACGGGCAGCTCAAGGGCTGATAATCACTCATCTCAATGGCACCTCGTAAATAGCACTAACggactactccgtaactaCGGCtagactactccgtatcagtagtatacggagtatatgaACGGTGGATGCTGAGAATCATCACTTACCACTGACCGTCTTTGATTCTAAGCTGAAGGCCCCAGTAGTGGGGATATGTGGGCTGCAAAGAACACTACCGCACTCTAGGATGACTTTAGTTGCATATCTTGTCTTTTGATGTAGTCTAAATTCCATAGCGCCCAGAAATTTTTGACGAAGATTCTGCTCCATACcctgaaaagaaagatgcAGAATCCTCCCAAAGGATAATGCGGCATCAAAGAGTACGCGACGCGACACATAAACAAGGAGAGGAATGCAGTCTAAATCTTGAGAATACACAGTACCTACGTAGTGCACATTCTTAAATAAAGTACGGAGCAATTACACTGGACCGCTGTTAACGAGGAATGACAACAACGCCACATCGGACCGATCGGACAAATTCGTTTACGGAGTCCTCCTACGAACTAAACCCATAGTACGCCGTACCAACGCCTAGTTTGACAGTAAGACGGAAATGCGTCAGTCTTTTGCCAGAAACTCCATCCCTCTTTCGATCCTTCCAAACATCCCCTccccttctttctcctcccttcCTGAAATACCTGCCGCTGTCGCGTTTCTTTTCATCTAGCTATCCTTTCTCTTGTCACATTGTTCCTACTCTATCATCTGCTTTAGTCCTCGTCCGATGGTGTGTTTGGTATCTGCCACACCTGGGTCGGCCCCGTCACACTTATTCAATCAGCATCATCTATCTCTCTCTACCGATAATCGCGCCACTGTGCGCGTCGCAAGGCTATAGCAATCATGGGGCTCTCAAAAACAAACAGGATTATGATCCTGCTGGTCATTGACACCGCATTTTTCCTTCTGGAATTAATAGCCGGTTTGCCCGCTCTCGTCCCCGTGCGCAAGATGTGTCTTTTGACTGATGCCATTCATAGGGTATTCGGTTCATTCACTCGCTCTGGTGGCTGACTCCTTTCATATGGTGAGCGCTTGATTCTGAACAGACTACCTGAGATGGTGGATCACATACTGACTCTGCAAAGTTGAATGATGTCATATCGTTATTGGTCGGATTATGGGCTGTCAAGGTTGCAAATCAAGAAACCAAGTCAAAGATGTACACATACGGGGTAGGATTTCTCCCATCTCTTTCGCCGAGGCGATCAGATCAACAAGAGCAAGGCTAATCGTTTTCTCTGGATTAGTGGCAACGTGCGGAAACCCTCGGTGCCCTGGTGAACGGTGTCTTCCTCGTTGCGTTGTGTTTGTCCATTTTCCTCGAAGCAATCCAGAGACTCGTCGAGCCACAGGAAGTGAAGAATCCGAAGCTGGTTTGCACTGTTGGATGCTTGGGCCTCCTTTCGAATATACTTGGTCTCGTCC of Aspergillus fumigatus Af293 chromosome 2, whole genome shotgun sequence contains these proteins:
- the faeC gene encoding alpha/beta hydrolase family esterase: MVPTIIYSAILALSAFTPSVFAQTRSSGCGKQPSLANGVHNINGREYILKVPDNYDKNKAHHLVFGLHWRGGNMWNIVDGQSIQPWYGLETRAQGSAIFVAPNGKNAGWANYGGEDIAFIDAIIKQVESDLCVDQSSRFATGFSWGGGMSYSLACSRAKQFKAVSVLSGGVISGCDGGNDPIAYLGIHGINDGVLPFQGGVNLAQKFVRNNGCQQSNVGTPQPGSRGSVRTDFKGCSKPVSFIAYDGGHDAAPLGVGSSLAPDATWRFFMAA
- a CDS encoding lytic polysaccharide monooxygenase auxiliary activity family 9 protein, which produces MKLSLLASVALVPFVSAHYFFDVLVIDGKETRSNEFVRSNTRPAKYNPTKWKNIRDDMTPDMPDFRCNKGAFTFAGQTGTAEVKAGSKLAMKLAVGATMQHPGPALVYMSKAPSSAKTYEGDGDWFKIHEEGVCNKNADFTKDAWCTWDKDRIEFTIPADLPDGEYLIRPEHIGLHGAHDGQAEFYYTCAQVKVVGGGTGTPGPTIKFPGGYKKDDPSFNFSLWNGYKDYPMPGPTVWTGGSGSGSSSYSKVANVTSSDESSQSGASSSQGTVSTCPNKYNRRHARQFKP
- a CDS encoding dihydrodipicolinate synthase family protein — encoded protein: MPPLPLDMASTLVPEIIIQILNHFETVEEVVVCASACRRLHGVWLCHAPQVIWTIAQRQILAFNDALMAVRATKIVLESFEKEELPPDPFPLSTLSGAVRKPSISEFQQVRDFEHLAKCAEQIFVEEGRGLKDEIRNDQPDGATLWVRWRERFHSSIYRVLLAGAILSRAYQEPMYFAAEWGLPNFLEKYVEALASGGMSGEPVGGDELDYLVTFAPYNLGESGRIHGSFRALGEFFVQQGKTRAHQSNLHEQTTAILPPFAAPQALSRSEAAVVFVELGQLFFALEVLTGIQDRQPIIVNGDGSDEHGRTRIAPDLLYKPARTTPVVLFGTFFPEYIAMGVDIDAETLVSLAEQPNLVGCKLTCNDMGKLNRLVAAVRPATAAERGSGFMCFGGSADATLQTLVGGGSGVVAGLANIAPKACVRLVELYHLGEMEEARRLQGVVARADRVANQGGVGAVKSALRVWFGYGGYARRPLRGTEEEEKRESGAEGLKEVVELEKRL